The Chryseobacterium sp. 52 genome includes a region encoding these proteins:
- a CDS encoding DUF6796 family protein, whose translation MKYSNKINWAFASAILVSLCWLIGDIFVAGFDPDPGDYPLFSKDYAGQADVVFATLMLEGSTPRLMFGALIGALTGPLLLPATWLVYQFFTDRKKWYAVLTYWILLAGAVLSPLGHAGFFYVGEIYKAVYHTDPIAHPYLLETGRGFMKMLNIAWGAAIGVLAVGWITFAVCIILKKTLLPRWMAILTPIVLTLLIIPLKNVLPLPYSGWVGGAIFNIAYLIFFSSLLFFFRKKLFAEESNN comes from the coding sequence ATGAAATATTCAAACAAAATAAACTGGGCTTTTGCGTCGGCAATACTTGTGTCATTATGTTGGTTAATCGGTGATATTTTTGTTGCCGGATTTGATCCTGATCCGGGTGATTATCCTTTGTTTTCAAAAGACTATGCCGGTCAGGCAGATGTCGTATTTGCAACCCTGATGCTGGAAGGATCTACGCCCAGACTGATGTTTGGAGCATTGATAGGAGCGTTAACAGGTCCGTTGTTGTTGCCAGCAACCTGGCTGGTCTATCAGTTTTTCACAGACAGGAAAAAGTGGTATGCAGTCTTGACTTACTGGATTTTGCTCGCAGGTGCAGTGCTGTCTCCTTTGGGCCATGCCGGCTTTTTTTATGTCGGAGAAATTTATAAAGCAGTTTATCATACGGACCCTATTGCCCATCCTTATCTTTTAGAAACCGGAAGAGGTTTTATGAAAATGCTGAATATTGCATGGGGAGCTGCCATCGGTGTTTTAGCTGTGGGCTGGATCACCTTTGCAGTCTGTATTATTTTAAAGAAAACACTACTTCCACGATGGATGGCTATTCTGACCCCAATTGTCCTGACTTTGCTTATTATTCCTCTGAAAAACGTATTGCCTCTGCCATATTCCGGTTGGGTAGGAGGAGCCATATTCAATATTGCCTATCTTATATTTTTCAGTTCGTTACTGTTCTTCTTCAGAAAGAAACTTTTTGCAGAGGAAAGCAATAATTAG
- a CDS encoding helix-turn-helix domain-containing protein — MARENIHQSLEVFYEKVDECPLRERQFNFFEMVYVISGTGNHTVNGNQFPYGPGDLFLITPNDRHEFDLEGTCEFMVIRFGESYIREYQWKSIDHIECLLYHASHLSGSVLVNNEDRQMVASLIHSLQQSTEHPTVYSEDLVRHLVNAIIVITAGNIAVIKPHNISPNADLRLLQILDYIQEHIRQPEFLKIAVIAAKFGLSATYLGSYFRKHCNESVQQYISSYRIRLIEHRLQFSDKRVHEIADEFGFADESHINKFFKRHKGSSLKAYRNR, encoded by the coding sequence ATGGCAAGGGAAAATATCCATCAATCACTGGAAGTATTTTATGAAAAAGTAGACGAATGCCCTTTACGTGAGCGGCAATTTAATTTTTTTGAAATGGTGTATGTTATTTCCGGAACCGGGAATCATACTGTCAATGGAAATCAGTTTCCCTATGGTCCGGGAGATTTATTTCTGATCACCCCTAACGACCGTCACGAGTTTGATTTGGAAGGTACCTGCGAGTTTATGGTTATTCGATTCGGTGAAAGCTACATCAGGGAATACCAATGGAAAAGTATAGACCATATAGAATGTCTTTTGTATCATGCCTCTCATTTGTCAGGTTCTGTACTTGTGAATAATGAAGACAGACAGATGGTTGCTTCACTGATTCACAGTCTACAACAGTCTACAGAACATCCAACTGTGTATAGCGAAGATCTTGTAAGGCATCTGGTCAATGCCATTATCGTTATCACTGCCGGAAATATCGCGGTTATTAAACCTCACAATATCTCGCCCAACGCAGATCTCAGGTTATTGCAAATACTGGATTATATACAGGAGCATATACGTCAGCCCGAATTTTTAAAGATTGCTGTAATCGCAGCAAAATTTGGATTGTCTGCCACATATCTCGGCAGTTATTTCCGTAAACACTGCAATGAATCTGTACAACAGTATATCTCATCTTACCGGATCCGGTTGATAGAACACCGGTTGCAGTTTAGTGATAAAAGGGTTCACGAAATAGCAGATGAATTTGGGTTTGCCGATGAAAGTCACATCAATAAATTTTTCAAACGACATAAAGGATCAAGTCTTAAAGCGTACAGAAACAGATAA